From a region of the Castanea sativa cultivar Marrone di Chiusa Pesio chromosome 10, ASM4071231v1 genome:
- the LOC142611684 gene encoding uncharacterized protein LOC142611684 isoform X1, with the protein MEASSNSSSGSSNDISISSSSDRNSGIVTNQRKANEFQGIQIGNPFTLKVGQVFTGFGLGCGIGIGVGRPINLGAIPMLNQVMSATRGATDALSGVSRHVNDTMVKLGAKNIEAGVGCGVGFGHGFGVGLAVKPGVLHQIQSCLMQAMTKMMLKFGIAPNLPVGQGALPVSLQSGMSMMNQSLNQNPMGSIMQLGTKLPEDTSQILPGYGNISSGSSYENMASKGTPIDSPFGSRTEKVLSSFLQNPALKGESTELNDLAGRLRSENNMLHVVLKHQQVIQELLEENEKLRQVLVEDLKIPSSKLQVNYSSRDKSPCTDCFECRRKQRRK; encoded by the exons ATGGAGGCTAGTAGTAACAGTAGTAGTGGTAGCAGTAATGATATTAGTATTAGCAGTAGTAGTGATAGGAATAGTGGCATAGTGACGAATCAGAGGAAGGCAAATGAGTTTCAGGGAATCCAAATAGGGAATCCGTTTACTTTGAAAGTGGGTCAAGTATTTACTGGCTTCGGCCTCGGCTGTGGTATTGGTATCGGTGTTGGCAGGCCCATAAATCTAG GTGCAATACCAATGCTAAATCAAGTTATGAGTGCTACCAGAGGGGCAACTGATGCTTTATCTGGTGTTAGCAGACATGTGAATGACACT ATGGTAAAGTTGGGAGCTAAGAATATTGAAGCAGGCGTTGGATGTGGTGTTGGCTTCGGCCATGGTTTTGGAGTTG GCCTTGCTGTGAAGCCTGGGGTGTTGCATCAAATTCAATCTTGTCTTATG CAAGCAATGACAAAGATGATGCTGAAGTTTGGCATTGCTCCCAATTTACCCGTTGGACAAGGTGCTCTTCCGGTGTCTTTGCAAAGTGGTATGAGCATGATGAATCAGTCATTAAACCAAAATCCAATGGGAAGTATCATGCAGTTGGGAACCAAGTTACCTGAAGACACATCTCAAATCCTGCCTGGATATGGAAATATCAGCTCAGGTTCAAGTTATGAGAATATGGCATCAAAAGGCACTCCTATTGACTCACCTTTTGGCAGTCGAACAGAAAAGGTTCTCAGTAGCTTTTTGCAGAATCCAGCTTTGAAAGGAGAGAGCACCGAATTGAATGACTTG GCTGGACGCTTGCGGTCAGAAAACAACATGCTTCACGTG GTACTAAAACACCAGCAAGTCATTCAGGAGCTTTTGGAGGAAAATGAAAAGCTTCGCCAGGTACTAGTTGAAGACCTGAAAATACCATCCAGCAAGCTTCAAGTTAATTATTCAAGTAGAGATAAGTCCCCATGTACTGATTGTTTTGAGTGCcgaagaaaacaaagaagaaagtaG
- the LOC142611684 gene encoding uncharacterized protein LOC142611684 isoform X2, whose protein sequence is MEASSNSSSGSSNDISISSSSDRNSGIVTNQRKANEFQGIQIGNPFTLKVGQVFTGFGLGCGIGIGVGRPINLGAIPMLNQVMSATRGATDALSGVSRHVNDTMVKLGAKNIEAGVGCGVGFGHGFGVGLAVKPGVLHQIQSCLMQAMTKMMLKFGIAPNLPVGQGALPVSLQSGMSMMNQSLNQNPMGSIMQLGTKLPEDTSQILPGYGNISSGSSYENMASKGTPIDSPFGSRTEKVLSSFLQNPALKGESTELNDLVLKHQQVIQELLEENEKLRQVLVEDLKIPSSKLQVNYSSRDKSPCTDCFECRRKQRRK, encoded by the exons ATGGAGGCTAGTAGTAACAGTAGTAGTGGTAGCAGTAATGATATTAGTATTAGCAGTAGTAGTGATAGGAATAGTGGCATAGTGACGAATCAGAGGAAGGCAAATGAGTTTCAGGGAATCCAAATAGGGAATCCGTTTACTTTGAAAGTGGGTCAAGTATTTACTGGCTTCGGCCTCGGCTGTGGTATTGGTATCGGTGTTGGCAGGCCCATAAATCTAG GTGCAATACCAATGCTAAATCAAGTTATGAGTGCTACCAGAGGGGCAACTGATGCTTTATCTGGTGTTAGCAGACATGTGAATGACACT ATGGTAAAGTTGGGAGCTAAGAATATTGAAGCAGGCGTTGGATGTGGTGTTGGCTTCGGCCATGGTTTTGGAGTTG GCCTTGCTGTGAAGCCTGGGGTGTTGCATCAAATTCAATCTTGTCTTATG CAAGCAATGACAAAGATGATGCTGAAGTTTGGCATTGCTCCCAATTTACCCGTTGGACAAGGTGCTCTTCCGGTGTCTTTGCAAAGTGGTATGAGCATGATGAATCAGTCATTAAACCAAAATCCAATGGGAAGTATCATGCAGTTGGGAACCAAGTTACCTGAAGACACATCTCAAATCCTGCCTGGATATGGAAATATCAGCTCAGGTTCAAGTTATGAGAATATGGCATCAAAAGGCACTCCTATTGACTCACCTTTTGGCAGTCGAACAGAAAAGGTTCTCAGTAGCTTTTTGCAGAATCCAGCTTTGAAAGGAGAGAGCACCGAATTGAATGACTTG GTACTAAAACACCAGCAAGTCATTCAGGAGCTTTTGGAGGAAAATGAAAAGCTTCGCCAGGTACTAGTTGAAGACCTGAAAATACCATCCAGCAAGCTTCAAGTTAATTATTCAAGTAGAGATAAGTCCCCATGTACTGATTGTTTTGAGTGCcgaagaaaacaaagaagaaagtaG
- the LOC142611980 gene encoding anthranilate N-benzoyltransferase protein 1-like, whose amino-acid sequence MASPYGITNAPKLTIEAVQTVVPYKVTDQRRSCRVLATDPIASGIFRRCLHVVLYYKNVSEEDSGWIFAGWAKESLGKAISEQPMLSGRLWHGKDGDGELEIVSNDSGVRLIETQVAVTLSEFLELKEKEEEEEAQLVFWNDIDEHDPQLSPLFYVQVTNFQCGGYSIGISCNILLADLLVKEKFLNSWANIHSNILSSNNELKKPLCYLHNLKRDGSSPPSITSSTPRKDCLKTLHFKVTAENANLDGETCKSLALHCVEETESRLGSKMDSEFYLFVKENSKNIIEIEKYSKHKHVKPQLSIKTQVTCAGWDEYLGAKEVAFREGNKPINVSYWIGSVLDGLVMAMPPLSQATLGVNILVAIPNENEL is encoded by the exons ATGGCAAGTCCCTATGGTATCACCAATGCCCCTAAGTTAACCATTGAAGCCGTGCAGACAGTCGTACCCTATAAGGTGACTGATCAGCGACGGTCATGCCGGGTATTGGCCACAGACCCTATTGCTTCGGGGATATTCAGAAGGTGTCTTCACGTAGTTCTTTACTACAAGAACGTGAGTGAGGAGGATTCAGGGTGGATTTTTGCAGGTTGGGCTAAGGAATCACTAGGAAAAGCAATTTCCGAGCAGCCAATGCTTAGTGGAAGGCTGTGGCATGGCAAGGATGGTGATGGAGAGTTAGAAATTGTCTCCAATGATAGTGGTGTTAGGCTCATCGAGACACAGGTCGCTGTAACTTTGTCTGAGTTTCTTGaattgaaagaaaaggaagaagaagaagaagctcaaCTTGTTTTTTGGAATGATATTGATGAACATGATCCTCAGCTCTCTccattattttatgttcag GTGACAAACTTCCAGTGTGGTGGATACTCCATTGGGATTAGCTGCAACATTCTTCTTGCAGACCTTTTGGTGAAAGAGAAATTCCTCAATAGTTGGGCAAACATACACAGTAATATACTTTCTAGTAATAATGAACTCAAAAAACCCTTATGTTACCTCCATAATCTTAAAAGGGATGGTTCTTCTCCTCCCAGCATAACTAGCTCAACTCCAAGAAAAGATTGTCTCAAAACCTTGCATTTCAAGGTCACtgctgaaaatgcaaatttggaTGGTGAAACGTGCAAGTCACTTGCATTGCATTGTGTTGAGGAGACAGAGAGCAGACTTGGTAGCAAAATGGATTCagagttttatttgtttgtgaAAGAAAACTCTAAGAATATAATTGAGATAGAAAAGTATTCCAAACATAAACATGTTAAGCCACAATTGAGTATCAAGACTCAAGTCACTTGTGCAGGTTGGGATGAATATTTAGGGGCCAAAGAGGTAGCATTTCGTGAAGGGAATAAGCCGATAAATGTTTCTTATTGGATCGGGTCAGTTCTTGATGGTCTTGTCATGGCAATGCCACCTCTTAGTCAGGCTACTCTTGGAGTGAACATTTTAGTGGCAATTCCTAATGAGAACGAACTTTAG